A genome region from Thermomonospora amylolytica includes the following:
- a CDS encoding baseplate J/gp47 family protein, producing MEERLTVPGRPFDYRARDAESLLRAMRELIPRKLPEWTGHQSEADFGNVLLELFAHVGDIIGYYIDAVANESFLGTTQTRRSAIEHLRLIGYRLSTAAPASAELTLTVPAPLTENVVIRQGDAFSTGGRPGAPSVRFEYVRRDDLALDSEMFEEAGDGMLRTKAGIPVEEGRLVREEVLGVSDGTAHQRFPLAHHGLILRSPGAAHTVTPDLVVESSMGEDRVPWTLRDTLAFSGREERDVIVEIDAEDRAEIVFGEAVPDAGEQVRATYRVGGGEHGNVAGHTIRTIVDAPRLSLLGAQVTNPAPATGGAERETVEHAVRHAPTVFRSLRRAVTAADYEALALAFGGVGKVRAEAADWNTVVLYVAPQGGGAVSDVLAANLIANFEDRRPVNTRIEIESAEYPPVFITADVDVDAYHSRNRVGEQVRQAVRAVLAFDAVEFGQVVYLSKVYEAIEAVAGVEGVTISEFRGPGQAEAVHPLGKLVMKAHEVPRIPAGPDDFDKHPQRADPADYPEGVQVRASGGFA from the coding sequence ATGGAAGAGCGACTGACCGTTCCCGGGCGGCCCTTCGACTACCGGGCCAGGGACGCCGAGAGCCTGCTGCGGGCGATGCGCGAGCTCATCCCGCGCAAGCTGCCCGAGTGGACCGGGCACCAGTCCGAAGCCGACTTCGGCAACGTGCTGCTGGAGTTGTTCGCGCACGTCGGCGACATCATCGGCTACTACATCGACGCCGTCGCCAACGAGAGCTTCCTGGGCACCACCCAGACCCGCCGCAGCGCCATCGAGCACCTGCGGCTCATCGGGTACCGGCTGTCCACCGCGGCGCCGGCCTCGGCCGAGCTCACCCTGACGGTCCCGGCCCCGCTGACCGAGAACGTGGTGATCAGGCAGGGGGACGCCTTCTCGACGGGCGGCCGGCCGGGCGCGCCGAGCGTCCGGTTCGAGTACGTCCGGCGGGACGACCTGGCGCTCGATTCCGAGATGTTCGAGGAGGCCGGCGACGGCATGCTGCGGACCAAGGCCGGCATTCCCGTGGAGGAGGGCCGGCTCGTCCGCGAGGAGGTCCTCGGGGTGTCCGACGGCACCGCGCACCAGCGCTTCCCGCTCGCCCATCACGGGCTGATCCTGCGGTCGCCGGGCGCCGCGCACACCGTCACCCCCGATCTCGTGGTGGAGAGCAGCATGGGGGAAGACAGGGTGCCGTGGACCTTACGGGACACCCTGGCGTTCAGCGGGCGCGAGGAAAGGGACGTGATCGTCGAGATCGACGCCGAGGACCGTGCCGAGATCGTGTTCGGGGAGGCGGTGCCGGACGCGGGCGAGCAGGTGCGCGCCACCTACCGGGTGGGGGGCGGCGAGCACGGCAACGTCGCCGGTCACACGATCCGCACCATCGTCGACGCCCCCCGGCTCAGCCTGCTCGGGGCCCAGGTCACCAACCCCGCGCCGGCGACCGGCGGCGCCGAGCGCGAGACGGTCGAGCACGCCGTCCGGCACGCGCCCACGGTGTTCCGTTCACTGCGGCGGGCGGTCACCGCCGCCGACTACGAGGCGCTGGCGCTGGCGTTCGGCGGCGTCGGCAAGGTCCGGGCCGAGGCCGCCGACTGGAACACCGTGGTGCTGTACGTGGCCCCGCAGGGGGGCGGGGCGGTCAGCGACGTGCTCGCCGCGAACCTCATCGCGAACTTCGAGGACCGGCGTCCCGTCAACACCCGGATCGAGATCGAAAGCGCCGAGTACCCTCCCGTCTTCATCACAGCCGACGTCGACGTCGACGCCTACCACTCCCGGAACCGGGTCGGCGAGCAGGTCCGCCAGGCGGTGCGCGCCGTGCTGGCCTTCGACGCGGTGGAGTTCGGGCAGGTGGTGTACCTCAGCAAGGTCTACGAGGCCATCGAGGCCGTCGCCGGGGTCGAGGGCGTCACCATCAGCGAGTTCCGGGGCCCGGGCCAGGCCGAGGCCGTGCATCCGCTGGGCAAGCTGGTCATGAAGGCGCACGAGGTGCCCCGGATCCCCGCAGGACCGGACGACTTCGACAAGCACCCGCAGCGGGCCGACCCCGCCGACTATCCCGAAGGCGTGCAGGTACGCGCCTCCGGAGGTTTCGCATGA
- a CDS encoding GPW/gp25 family protein: protein MDTGDRSSLAFPFAMAAGQVRTSGGDEALRERIVQVLFTAPGERVDLPEFGCGLLQLVFEPNDDLLRAAAGFTVAQGLTRWLGDEIAVDGVDVSQHGEHVVVEVAYTRRADLRQEGLRVQFQGGPVWKSD from the coding sequence GTGGACACCGGAGACCGCAGCAGCCTGGCGTTCCCCTTCGCCATGGCCGCGGGGCAGGTCAGGACGTCGGGCGGCGACGAGGCGCTGCGCGAGCGGATCGTGCAGGTGCTGTTCACCGCCCCGGGAGAGCGGGTCGACCTCCCCGAGTTCGGCTGCGGGCTGCTCCAGCTGGTCTTCGAGCCCAACGACGACCTGCTGAGGGCGGCGGCGGGCTTCACCGTCGCACAGGGACTGACGCGGTGGCTGGGCGACGAGATCGCGGTCGACGGAGTGGACGTCTCCCAGCACGGGGAGCACGTCGTGGTCGAGGTGGCGTACACCAGGCGAGCCGACCTGAGACAGGAGGGACTTCGCGTCCAGTTCCAGGGAGGACCGGTATGGAAGAGCGACTGA
- a CDS encoding phage baseplate assembly protein V, whose protein sequence is MQELEHTVAELVRLVERRYHGKYRGLVVDNADPERLGRLRLQVPSVLGDEVTTGWALPCVPYGGMAGQGLLAIPDVGAGVWVEFEEGDLEFPVWVGTFWSRPGGTSELPKANEAGGGEATVPSGATRKIFKSAGGHTIQIEDAEGEDMVLIHEAKNGHTVTLDAAGITITDGAGNFVKMTADSFTLHSGTAFTIDAPGQAVEIVAASIDFTKG, encoded by the coding sequence ATGCAGGAACTGGAACACACCGTCGCGGAACTGGTCCGCCTGGTCGAACGCCGCTACCACGGCAAGTACCGGGGGCTGGTGGTCGACAACGCCGACCCCGAGCGGCTCGGACGGCTCCGGCTCCAGGTGCCGAGCGTGCTGGGCGACGAGGTGACCACCGGATGGGCGCTGCCGTGCGTCCCCTACGGCGGCATGGCCGGCCAGGGATTACTGGCGATCCCCGACGTGGGAGCCGGGGTGTGGGTGGAGTTCGAGGAGGGCGACCTGGAGTTCCCCGTCTGGGTGGGGACCTTCTGGAGCAGGCCCGGCGGCACCAGCGAACTGCCGAAGGCCAACGAGGCCGGCGGCGGGGAGGCCACCGTCCCCTCCGGGGCGACCCGCAAGATCTTCAAGTCGGCCGGAGGGCACACGATCCAGATCGAGGACGCCGAGGGCGAGGACATGGTCCTCATCCACGAGGCGAAGAACGGGCACACGGTGACCCTGGACGCCGCCGGGATCACGATCACCGACGGGGCCGGGAACTTCGTGAAGATGACCGCCGACTCCTTCACGCTGCACAGCGGCACCGCGTTCACCATCGACGCCCCCGGCCAGGCCGTCGAGATCGTGGCGGCCTCGATCGACTTCACCAAGGGGTGA
- a CDS encoding phage late control D family protein, protein MHRDQAMIEIDGREAADLYADLNRIDVELDEELAAMFVLELSMHLQPDGTWSHVDDDRFAPWRRVTIHAGFQDGTEPLMTGYLTHAHAVFDADPAKCRLELWGMDGSVLMDRQERLRDWPDHKDSDIAAAVFAEYGLKAEVEDTAVVHDARTSTIMQRETDIQFLRRLALRNGFECFVEGDTGHFRAPRADADPQPVLAAHFGAETNMDWFTVRIDALTDSRIGMFQLHRTEKQVLSSLAETSRQPALGARRPGALLPPGLAPARAFVGMNVVTGAKEMEVLCQSLLHRGEWFVTGEGLVSGNRYGSVLRARRPVTIKGVGETHSGVYHVAHVTHSISPAGYHQRFKVKRNAVLPTGDERFGDSSALALPGGI, encoded by the coding sequence GTGCACCGTGACCAGGCCATGATCGAGATCGACGGGCGGGAGGCCGCCGATCTCTACGCGGATCTGAACCGCATCGACGTCGAGCTGGACGAGGAGCTCGCGGCGATGTTCGTCCTGGAGCTGTCGATGCATCTGCAGCCCGACGGGACGTGGAGCCACGTCGACGACGACCGGTTCGCCCCGTGGCGGCGGGTGACGATCCACGCGGGGTTCCAGGACGGCACCGAGCCCCTGATGACCGGGTACCTGACGCACGCGCACGCCGTCTTCGACGCCGACCCGGCCAAGTGCCGCCTGGAGCTGTGGGGCATGGACGGCAGCGTGCTCATGGACCGCCAGGAGCGGCTCCGGGACTGGCCCGACCACAAGGACAGCGACATCGCGGCGGCCGTGTTCGCCGAGTACGGGCTCAAGGCCGAGGTCGAGGACACCGCGGTCGTCCACGACGCGCGGACCTCGACGATCATGCAGCGGGAGACCGACATCCAGTTCCTGCGCAGGCTGGCGCTGCGCAACGGTTTCGAGTGCTTCGTCGAGGGCGACACCGGCCACTTCCGGGCGCCCCGGGCGGACGCGGACCCCCAGCCCGTGCTCGCGGCGCATTTCGGCGCGGAGACGAACATGGACTGGTTCACCGTGCGGATCGACGCGCTCACCGATTCCCGCATCGGCATGTTCCAGCTCCATCGCACCGAGAAGCAGGTGCTGTCGTCGCTGGCGGAGACCAGCCGGCAGCCCGCGCTCGGCGCCCGGCGCCCCGGCGCCCTGCTCCCGCCCGGGCTGGCGCCGGCCCGGGCGTTCGTCGGCATGAACGTCGTGACCGGGGCCAAGGAGATGGAGGTCCTCTGCCAGAGCCTGCTGCACCGCGGTGAGTGGTTCGTGACCGGGGAGGGACTGGTCTCCGGCAACCGCTACGGCAGTGTTCTGCGCGCCCGGCGCCCGGTGACGATCAAGGGCGTCGGGGAGACGCACAGCGGCGTCTACCACGTCGCCCACGTCACCCACAGCATCAGCCCCGCCGGATATCACCAGCGGTTCAAGGTCAAGCGCAACGCCGTGCTGCCCACCGGTGACGAGCGGTTCGGCGACTCCTCAGCACTCGCACTTCCGGGAGGGATCTAG
- a CDS encoding LysM peptidoglycan-binding domain-containing protein — MYARDSRYRHVAEVNRLDPSGRTLRVTDLRLRAPVPGAFRHTVESGDRLDRLAQRYYGRPRRWWRIGDANPEHLSPLALLGQEVIDTAILEVPPGRSALPPWPELLAVLRARPGVEHVLFAVEDRVLGKAAVQVGVVTVVFNRLNVTPGALAAAARAAGFPSGPPRLVGRVGKPIAVPPEGGR; from the coding sequence ATGTACGCACGAGACTCCCGCTACCGGCACGTGGCCGAGGTGAACCGGCTCGACCCGTCGGGGCGGACCCTGCGGGTCACCGACCTGCGCCTGCGCGCACCGGTGCCCGGCGCCTTCCGGCACACGGTCGAGTCCGGCGATCGCCTCGACCGCCTCGCACAGCGGTACTACGGCAGGCCGCGCAGGTGGTGGCGGATCGGCGACGCCAACCCGGAGCACCTGTCGCCGCTGGCGCTGCTGGGCCAGGAGGTGATCGACACCGCGATCCTGGAGGTCCCCCCCGGACGCTCCGCCCTGCCGCCATGGCCGGAACTGCTGGCCGTGCTGCGCGCGCGACCGGGTGTGGAGCATGTCCTGTTCGCGGTCGAGGACCGGGTCCTGGGGAAGGCCGCCGTGCAGGTCGGGGTGGTCACCGTCGTCTTCAACCGGTTGAACGTCACGCCGGGCGCCCTGGCGGCGGCGGCACGGGCCGCGGGTTTCCCGAGCGGCCCGCCGCGGCTCGTCGGCCGGGTGGGCAAGCCGATCGCCGTTCCCCCAGAGGGCGGCCGTTAG
- a CDS encoding ATP-binding protein, whose product MTVSATGGTGTGWFPTHLDHLEAELRLLDLAIVRAVAAMRRSPPAGTGQHVYISHEEVDRLLDPQVPAARGDRDPDGRVDRLRAEIDAAAARSREHGVDLPLARLAARLGLSRFEVHALVTCLAPELDRKYDRLYAYLQDDIARKRPSVDLAISLHARPAPEGWKALRSFSAQAPLRRWGILRVIDDPYSPSGSTALSQFLQITPRFLAHFLGDRQLDPVLAGLGRRVAARPGPAPADPAGIIERRLAALVGRRAEHGDGALIVHVAGDYGAGHGELVHAVAARLGTELVEFDAGAAPLRRPELDQMVEAVLREGWLTDTPVLFAEADRVLAPAEDEGMLRFLGPLLARYPCPVFLTARRRWTWPGAAGRVAVHEVVLPPPDVEVRRTAWRTALTGSGLTLSPQWLDELVERFRLTPGQVHDAVAEMRGAATAMDGPSPLADWYAACRRQTGRRLGELAQKLQSPHRWDDLVLEEDRLDQLRELCNQVRQRERVLGEWGFAERVAAGRGLAALFAGPPGTGKTMAAGVIANQLGLDLYRIDLSQVVSKYIGETEKNLSRIFTEAENSNAVLFFDEADALFAKRTQIGDAHDRYANIETSYLLQRMEEYGGIAIMASNLRQNMDEAFLRRLRFVVEFPFPDAAHRLGIWRRHLPAGAPLDDDLDLERLAERIPVSGGGIRSIVLAAAFIAAGEGRPIAMAHMLRAARREYDKLGKLWREIPPRRSPAGAGS is encoded by the coding sequence ATGACCGTATCGGCGACCGGCGGCACCGGCACGGGCTGGTTCCCCACCCACCTGGACCACTTGGAGGCCGAACTGAGGTTGCTCGATCTCGCCATCGTGCGCGCCGTGGCCGCCATGCGCCGGTCGCCGCCGGCCGGCACCGGCCAGCACGTCTACATCTCTCACGAGGAGGTCGACCGGCTGCTGGATCCCCAGGTGCCCGCCGCCCGCGGGGATCGGGATCCCGACGGCAGGGTGGACCGGCTGCGCGCCGAGATCGACGCCGCCGCCGCCCGAAGCCGCGAACACGGCGTCGACCTTCCCCTGGCCCGGCTGGCCGCGCGGCTGGGGCTGTCGCGGTTCGAGGTCCATGCGCTGGTGACGTGCCTGGCCCCCGAGCTCGATCGCAAGTACGACCGCCTGTACGCCTACCTCCAGGACGACATCGCCCGCAAGCGTCCCAGCGTCGACCTGGCGATCAGCCTGCACGCCCGCCCCGCCCCCGAGGGCTGGAAGGCCCTGCGCAGCTTCTCGGCGCAGGCTCCGCTGCGCCGCTGGGGAATCCTGCGGGTGATCGACGACCCCTACAGCCCCTCGGGCTCCACCGCCCTGTCACAGTTCCTCCAGATCACACCGCGTTTTCTCGCCCATTTCCTCGGCGACCGGCAACTGGACCCCGTACTGGCGGGTCTCGGCCGCCGGGTGGCCGCGCGTCCCGGCCCCGCGCCCGCCGACCCGGCCGGCATCATCGAACGGCGCCTGGCCGCCCTCGTCGGCAGGCGCGCCGAACACGGTGACGGCGCCCTGATCGTGCACGTGGCCGGAGACTACGGCGCCGGGCACGGCGAGCTCGTCCACGCGGTGGCGGCCCGGCTGGGAACCGAGCTGGTCGAGTTCGACGCCGGCGCGGCCCCGCTCCGGCGACCCGAACTCGACCAGATGGTCGAGGCCGTGCTGCGCGAGGGGTGGCTGACGGACACCCCGGTGCTGTTCGCCGAAGCGGATCGTGTGCTCGCCCCCGCCGAAGACGAGGGAATGCTCCGATTCCTGGGGCCCTTGCTCGCCAGATACCCGTGCCCGGTGTTCCTCACCGCGCGGCGGCGGTGGACCTGGCCGGGAGCGGCGGGACGGGTCGCCGTTCATGAGGTGGTGCTGCCGCCGCCGGACGTGGAGGTCCGCCGGACCGCGTGGCGGACCGCGTTGACCGGCTCCGGCCTGACCCTGTCCCCGCAGTGGCTCGACGAGCTGGTGGAGCGGTTCCGCCTCACCCCGGGTCAGGTTCACGACGCCGTCGCCGAGATGCGGGGCGCCGCCACCGCCATGGACGGTCCCTCGCCGCTGGCCGACTGGTACGCCGCGTGCCGCCGGCAGACCGGCCGCAGGCTGGGCGAACTGGCGCAGAAACTGCAGTCCCCGCATCGCTGGGACGACCTCGTCCTCGAGGAGGACCGGCTCGACCAGTTACGGGAGCTCTGCAACCAGGTCCGCCAGCGCGAGCGGGTGCTCGGCGAGTGGGGTTTCGCGGAACGGGTGGCCGCCGGCCGTGGCCTGGCGGCGCTGTTCGCCGGGCCTCCCGGAACCGGCAAGACGATGGCGGCCGGGGTGATCGCCAACCAGCTCGGCCTGGACCTGTACCGGATCGACCTGTCCCAGGTCGTCTCCAAGTACATCGGGGAAACCGAGAAGAACCTCTCGCGCATCTTCACCGAGGCCGAGAACTCCAACGCCGTGCTGTTCTTCGACGAGGCGGACGCCCTGTTCGCGAAGCGGACGCAGATCGGCGACGCGCACGACCGGTACGCCAACATCGAGACCAGCTATCTGCTCCAGCGGATGGAGGAGTACGGAGGCATCGCCATCATGGCCAGCAACCTCCGGCAGAACATGGACGAGGCGTTCCTGCGCCGGCTCCGCTTCGTGGTGGAGTTCCCGTTCCCGGACGCCGCGCACCGGCTCGGCATCTGGCGGCGCCACCTTCCCGCCGGCGCCCCGCTCGACGACGATCTCGACCTGGAGCGGCTGGCCGAGCGCATCCCGGTCTCCGGCGGCGGCATCCGCAGCATCGTGCTGGCCGCGGCCTTCATCGCCGCCGGGGAGGGCAGGCCGATCGCGATGGCGCACATGCTGCGGGCGGCGCGCCGCGAATACGACAAGCTCGGGAAGCTGTGGCGGGAGATCCCGCCGCGCCGTTCGCCCGCCGGAGCCGGATCATGA
- a CDS encoding DUF4255 domain-containing protein gives MSTSTALGSVSKSLRSLLLDQMTITPVIPVTLLAPDEVAEERRVNLFLYRVREHPQLRNLDHRLKPGTSDTLIAPPLSLILSYLMTAYVVNDPQTGNADAHSILGEAMRVFHQHPVVPEANLEDDLDEAREELRIVQVPLDIEEIGQLWSIFDKRFRLSVTYEVSVVQLDQSPAAERPLARRVRTVGVPEVRAPFTPPQVTGISPVSGPAGTVVTVHGAHLAGWRADATMTGTTVVTGLPLTEDSFTLTVPATLEPGFHRLRIDVSRLARATFFFEVT, from the coding sequence ATGAGCACGTCGACGGCGCTGGGATCGGTCAGCAAGTCCCTGCGCAGCCTCCTGCTCGACCAGATGACGATCACGCCCGTGATCCCGGTGACCCTCCTGGCCCCCGACGAGGTGGCCGAGGAGCGCCGCGTCAACCTCTTCCTCTACCGGGTGCGGGAGCACCCGCAGCTGCGCAACCTCGACCACCGGCTCAAGCCCGGCACGTCCGACACCCTGATCGCGCCGCCGCTGTCGCTGATCCTGAGCTACCTGATGACGGCGTACGTGGTGAACGACCCGCAGACCGGCAATGCGGACGCGCACTCGATCCTCGGAGAGGCGATGCGGGTGTTCCACCAGCATCCGGTGGTGCCCGAGGCCAACCTCGAGGACGACCTGGACGAAGCCCGCGAGGAACTGCGGATCGTCCAGGTGCCGCTCGACATCGAAGAGATCGGCCAGTTGTGGAGCATCTTCGACAAGCGGTTCCGCCTCTCGGTCACGTACGAGGTCTCGGTCGTCCAGCTCGACCAGTCACCGGCCGCCGAACGCCCGCTCGCACGCCGTGTCCGCACCGTCGGCGTGCCCGAGGTGCGGGCGCCGTTCACTCCCCCGCAAGTCACGGGGATCTCACCGGTGTCGGGCCCTGCCGGCACGGTCGTCACCGTCCACGGCGCTCACCTCGCCGGCTGGAGGGCCGACGCCACCATGACCGGGACCACGGTGGTGACCGGCCTGCCGCTGACGGAGGACTCCTTCACCCTCACCGTGCCCGCGACGCTGGAGCCGGGATTCCACCGCCTGCGGATCGACGTCTCGCGGCTCGCCAGAGCCACGTTCTTCTTCGAGGTGACCTGA
- a CDS encoding DUF6760 family protein, translated as MTSTVVHLPGGLHDAEGRRHREAELMPLRGREEELLAGASRGTAELVTAVLAGRLRRIGSIAPVTEGTARDLTVGDRQFLLLKLREITFGPDVAAVVSCPWPACGKKMDAGFRIPDVPVRSGGDGPLFDLELSREAAPVDGGRAHRRVRFRLPTGGDQEALAGLVDGDPAGALRALLERCVVAIGPARPPEAGWSETLSPRARAEIERAMAAVAPGPELTMDARCPECGRTFTLPFEVADFFFGEVHASTDLLYREVHYLAYHYHWSEAEILGLPMDKRRRYIELLGEHIERLNDAVG; from the coding sequence ATGACTTCGACGGTCGTTCACCTGCCGGGCGGGCTGCACGACGCCGAGGGACGGCGGCACCGGGAGGCCGAGCTGATGCCGCTGCGCGGCCGCGAGGAGGAGCTGCTGGCCGGGGCGTCGCGGGGGACCGCGGAACTGGTGACCGCCGTCCTCGCCGGCCGCCTCCGGCGGATCGGGTCCATCGCCCCGGTCACCGAGGGCACGGCCCGTGACCTCACCGTGGGCGACCGGCAGTTCCTGCTGCTGAAACTCCGGGAGATCACCTTCGGCCCCGACGTGGCCGCGGTGGTGTCCTGCCCCTGGCCCGCGTGCGGGAAGAAGATGGACGCCGGTTTCCGGATCCCGGACGTACCGGTCCGTTCCGGCGGCGACGGCCCGTTGTTCGATCTCGAGCTCTCCCGCGAGGCGGCGCCCGTGGACGGCGGACGGGCCCACCGCCGGGTGAGGTTCCGGCTGCCGACCGGCGGCGACCAGGAGGCCCTGGCCGGCCTGGTGGACGGCGATCCGGCCGGCGCCCTGCGCGCTCTCCTCGAACGGTGCGTGGTGGCGATCGGACCGGCCCGGCCGCCCGAGGCCGGCTGGTCCGAGACCCTCTCCCCGCGGGCGCGGGCGGAGATCGAGCGGGCGATGGCGGCCGTGGCGCCCGGGCCCGAGCTGACCATGGACGCCCGGTGCCCCGAGTGCGGCCGCACCTTCACGCTTCCCTTCGAGGTGGCGGACTTCTTCTTCGGGGAGGTCCATGCCTCCACCGACCTGCTCTACCGGGAAGTCCACTACCTCGCCTACCACTACCACTGGAGCGAGGCCGAGATCCTGGGCCTGCCGATGGACAAGCGACGGCGCTACATCGAGCTCCTGGGCGAGCACATCGAGAGACTCAACGATGCCGTGGGTTGA
- a CDS encoding phage tail protein — protein sequence MPQFSVNTHRFDPYANFKFRIKWDGESVAGLSKCSALKKTTEVIDWREGGDPSHGRKLPGKTSYEPITLESGLTHDLRFEAWANLVNNFQGDPAMSLRNYRKEIVIDVCNLQGTVVISYVVHRCWVSEYTAVPELDAAGNGVAIQTIVLQNEGWERDVAVTEPAET from the coding sequence ATGCCCCAGTTCAGCGTGAACACACACCGCTTCGATCCCTATGCGAACTTCAAGTTCCGCATCAAATGGGACGGCGAGAGCGTGGCCGGGCTGAGCAAGTGCAGCGCGCTCAAGAAGACCACGGAGGTGATCGACTGGAGGGAGGGCGGAGACCCCAGCCACGGCCGGAAGCTGCCCGGCAAGACGTCCTACGAACCGATCACCCTGGAGAGCGGCCTCACGCACGACCTGAGGTTCGAGGCGTGGGCCAACCTGGTCAACAACTTCCAGGGCGACCCGGCGATGAGCCTGCGCAACTACCGCAAGGAGATCGTCATCGACGTCTGCAACCTGCAGGGGACGGTGGTCATCTCCTACGTCGTCCACCGCTGCTGGGTGTCGGAGTACACCGCGGTGCCCGAGCTCGACGCCGCGGGGAACGGCGTGGCCATCCAGACCATCGTCCTGCAGAACGAGGGCTGGGAACGCGACGTCGCGGTCACCGAACCGGCCGAGACCTGA
- a CDS encoding phage tail sheath family protein → MTVSHPGVYVQEVSGGTRPIQAAGTSTAAFLGVAERGPIGSVRKIFNFTEFQSVYGGFLKNHYLAHAVFQFFNNGGTQCYVVRVSRDPKAAQVPPRAADVTVQDRAPEPQNALTFSASSEGAWGNSLEVAVSATGSTDPDNTFDLDVFRSAQGQERPRLLESFTGLSMNPKSPSYVEDVVNSRSAYLRVKANRASTNHIAGFLEGTPMPGTGALIGPTQRKLQISLHGDGFQEIDLTDALPTGEVSDPEAIRGALETVIRATRPLRASTPEQAYTEATVTLAGEGDRRLRITSGQAQVDSTVEVLEADDPAENAAGPLGLGRGARGVHGSSAMRPRQTPPDRTYMVGDAVVKAPVSAAHRGEDGSTPTDQDYIAAFGLLDTILDFSLLAVPGIGSEAVADAGMNYCRKRPLSDCFFIADMAVHDNSLQEAERWRDTIKTPNSYGAVYFPWLLMLDPNGGPEPIPVPPSGFVAGMYAQTDARRGVWKSPAGVQANLAGAVGLTAELTDRQQGGLNTHPKSVCAIRRFPGSGIVLWGARTLSADPEYRYIAVRRLAIFLKVSIFNGVQWAVFEPNDEPLWSQLRINLNAFMMTLFRQGAFQGATPDQAFFVKVDAETTTQADIDNGVVNILVGFAPLKPAEFVVVRISQKAGQAG, encoded by the coding sequence ATGACGGTTTCCCATCCAGGTGTCTATGTCCAGGAGGTCTCCGGCGGCACCCGGCCGATCCAGGCGGCCGGCACGTCCACGGCGGCCTTCCTCGGCGTCGCCGAACGCGGGCCGATCGGCTCGGTCAGGAAGATCTTCAACTTCACGGAGTTCCAGTCCGTCTACGGCGGTTTCCTGAAGAACCACTACCTCGCCCACGCGGTCTTCCAGTTCTTCAACAACGGCGGCACCCAGTGTTATGTGGTGCGGGTGTCCCGCGACCCGAAGGCCGCGCAGGTTCCTCCGCGGGCCGCGGACGTCACCGTGCAGGACCGGGCTCCCGAACCGCAGAACGCGCTCACGTTCTCGGCCTCCTCCGAAGGGGCCTGGGGGAACTCCCTGGAGGTGGCGGTCAGCGCGACCGGCTCGACGGACCCGGACAACACCTTCGACCTGGACGTGTTCCGGTCCGCCCAGGGCCAGGAGCGTCCCCGGTTGCTGGAGAGCTTCACCGGGCTGAGCATGAACCCCAAGTCGCCCTCCTACGTCGAGGACGTGGTCAACAGCCGGTCGGCGTACCTCAGGGTGAAGGCGAACAGGGCCAGCACCAACCACATCGCCGGATTCCTCGAGGGGACGCCGATGCCCGGCACCGGCGCGCTGATCGGCCCGACGCAGCGCAAGCTGCAGATCAGCCTGCACGGCGACGGGTTCCAGGAGATCGACCTGACCGACGCGCTTCCCACCGGGGAGGTGTCCGATCCGGAGGCGATCCGCGGCGCGCTCGAGACGGTGATCCGTGCCACCAGGCCCCTGCGGGCCTCCACTCCGGAGCAGGCCTACACCGAGGCCACGGTGACCTTGGCCGGTGAGGGCGACCGGCGGCTGCGCATCACCTCCGGGCAGGCCCAGGTCGACTCGACCGTCGAGGTCCTGGAGGCCGACGACCCGGCGGAGAACGCCGCCGGACCGCTGGGGCTCGGCCGGGGAGCGCGCGGCGTGCACGGCTCGTCCGCCATGCGCCCGCGCCAGACTCCGCCGGACCGGACCTACATGGTCGGAGACGCCGTCGTCAAAGCACCGGTCAGCGCCGCGCACCGGGGCGAGGACGGATCCACTCCGACCGATCAGGACTACATCGCGGCCTTCGGCCTGCTCGACACGATCCTGGACTTCAGCCTGCTGGCGGTGCCGGGAATCGGCTCGGAGGCGGTCGCCGACGCGGGCATGAACTACTGCCGGAAACGGCCGCTGAGCGACTGCTTCTTCATCGCCGACATGGCGGTCCACGACAACAGCCTGCAGGAGGCCGAGCGCTGGCGTGACACGATCAAGACGCCCAACTCCTATGGCGCGGTGTACTTCCCCTGGCTGCTGATGCTGGATCCCAACGGAGGTCCCGAGCCGATACCGGTCCCGCCTTCCGGCTTCGTCGCGGGAATGTACGCACAGACCGACGCGCGGCGGGGGGTGTGGAAGTCGCCGGCCGGAGTGCAGGCCAACCTGGCGGGCGCCGTCGGTCTGACGGCCGAGCTGACCGACCGGCAGCAGGGCGGGCTCAACACCCACCCCAAGAGCGTGTGCGCGATCCGGCGGTTCCCGGGGAGCGGGATCGTCCTGTGGGGCGCGCGGACGCTGAGCGCCGATCCGGAATACCGCTACATCGCCGTGCGCCGCCTGGCCATCTTCCTGAAGGTCAGCATTTTCAACGGCGTCCAGTGGGCGGTGTTCGAACCCAACGACGAGCCGTTGTGGTCACAGCTCCGCATCAACCTCAACGCCTTCATGATGACCCTGTTCCGGCAGGGCGCCTTCCAGGGGGCGACGCCGGACCAGGCCTTCTTCGTCAAAGTGGACGCCGAGACCACGACCCAGGCCGACATCGACAACGGCGTCGTGAACATCCTGGTCGGTTTCGCACCGCTCAAGCCGGCCGAGTTCGTCGTGGTGCGGATCTCGCAGAAGGCGGGCCAGGCGGGCTAG